The sequence tgttgcatttctatttggTACATGCCATACCTATTCCAGGTTGGAGTGTCcttcatatatcattgactagtgaggggcagtgcgcacctcctcccggagtgaggagctgggggggggggagtaatgtcctaatttgtgtatgtagatgtcttgtttATCAAagtaaatgaacttaatattcataagtattcaacaaaaacctatatgtctatatgttttgcaatagctgcattttgataacgaagacaGTAGTTAGTGGCCGGTGAGAAcgcgagttgataagtccctcatctcAGAGGGTATTTGTGAAATctgtacttatgaacgaaccttttgtaataaatgaaggaaacccatatgccgacgCCTCATTATCCGTAAGCAcaggttattataattattattattattattattattattattattattattattattattattatgattaatgtttttcttaatattactattattgttattattatcattatcattatcattatcattatcattatcattattattattattattattattattattattattactattaatattatcaataaattgttattattaaattattattaaaatattactattattaataagtttattaataatattattattattattattattattaataatattattattattattattattattattattattattattattattattattattatcaatattattatttattattattattattatttttattattattaatatcattattaatatcattattatcattattatcaatatttattatcaatattgtaattattattattattattattattattattattattattattattattattattgccaattttataattattattattatcattattattattattattatcattattttaattatcattattttcattattttcattatgtgtattactgttgttgttgttgttgttaaattatattattaaaattattatcattattattatatttaaattaataattccttgttattattattattattattattattattattattattattattattattattattactattattattattattattgttactatttttatattattattattattattattatcattattattattattattattattattattattattattgttgttattattattaatatcattattattttattattatttttattatctttagtattatttttgttatcaaattatcaataaattgttatcattaaatttttataataatattactattaataataagtttattgataaattattattattattattattattattattattttattattcttattattattattattattattattattattattattattatcattattatcattattatcattattatcattattatcattattattattattattattattattattattattattattattattattattattattatggtttttattgttattattaaaaacaaagaaataatagttTTTCTCCTACCTTGTTTATAGTataatttaggagataggtaggcgggttctcctttctcaggtccgggtccaatggtattttgatagaattattcCATAGTTCTGTAACACATGATCGTGatgcaaatgataagatccataggtcactaaataacttcaaagattaatccactgtaagtatgactggaacttctactGTAGACTGATGCTGTTAAAGTTCTTGACAGATACTCCCGGTTCTCCGTtactcagtaaaccaagaaaacattttccgaattaaaattggtggtttgtttacggcagtaaccatttaaaaggagtacacgagaaaagctatttataaaatttacgttaattctaaaattgactaattaagtaattacataggtaaagtactttaatactgatgccgtagtgataatgcatatttttttctttaataactagtaaaattaaaagaaaaatacatatttttctacaccaagggagagattttgatttagtattaaatcaaaagtatgtaatgtatatgtatttacatgaaaattacccaaaaataaaaactaacccaaggaatccaaataaaacaatattaacagtaatgaaaaatcCCTAATCAGATTCAGCCAAAATTTGGTGAATTTTGGCAGCCTCCTGTATAGCTGCTTTTCTTTTAGGACGTGATGATACAATATGAACATTCTTAGTGTCTGGCATACCTTGCTTCTCATCATCGCTTGGGACTGACAAAAGAGGAATTATAGAACTAGAGTGCTGTTTTAATATTTCTCCGGTTTTCCCTTTAAAGACTTTCACAGCCCtaacttcattgtttatattttttacaatttccttAATGCGTCCCATTGGATAATTAAAGGGTTTAGCTAAGGGTTCCTTCAAAAGTACTATATCTCCAACTTTAAGctctttatgttgaacgggcttgtATCGGTCTTTTTTATTCACGGCTTGATATATCAGattcttcattgtatattttaATAAGATTATGTCGTACATTTTGTAGTTTCAGTAATGATGAAGGAATCTGATCTGCATTGAATTCCGGATCGGTATCTGTTGGGCCTTGTAATTGAGGGATTATATTGATGGAAACCAATTCTCTGCCATGAATCAACATCTCCGGGGTAATGATTTCTAGAATGCTCTCTCCTGAAGAGTCCCTAAGCGACTCTTTAAATGAAAGTGGCCTTCTGTTCACCAAATGTATAGTTTtgtgaacaataaaatcaaaatcccAAAGGGGAAGAACATTATTGCGTATTGCTCCAAATAATAAGCGCTTGGTTAGTTTCACACAAGTCTCTACTAACGAGCCGAGTTGATTACATCCTTTGTAATATTGCTCAAATTTAAAGAACTTAATTCCATGTTCCTATAAATATGCATTAGTCTCGTAATCACTCAAGAAACTAGAGATCTGATTTGCACCAGCAACGAATTGCGATCCCAAATCAGACAGACATAAGGAGGGAATGCCAAATTCATATGTATGAAGTTATAATGCTCTAATAAATTCCTCTGAAATTAAATCCATACAAATTTTCAAGTTAATTGCCCGAGACCATAGACACGTAATACATAACAACCATACCTTGACAGTATTTCCTTGATCATTCTTTATTCTAAAtggacccatatgatcaatgaaaatctgCTTGTACGGTATGTTTTCAGGATTAATCCTGAACTCTGGGTAATGACTTTAATTTAGTTTAATTACCGTCTCATTTAATCTCTTACAAGTAATACAGTTTGACAGAACTTTCTTCACAGCCGAGTATATATGGGTAATGCAAAATTTTCTTCTAAGTTCTGCCAACAAAGGATAACAACCAGCATGCAAGAGCTTTGCATGTAATTCTTTTATAATCAGGGGAACCAATATACTATCCTTAGATATTAGTAAAGGATAGTTGAATTTGTTAAGATGTTGGACTTCCCTCAATCTTCGGCATTTACTCTTTACCCTCACCATGCCATCCGAATCAAGAAACAAGTTCAACTGTGCAACAATGTTAGGCAGATTCTTCAACTGCTTCTGTTTTGAGTGAAAATAATAAAAGACATCTGGGAAGTGAATATGTTGATCCCTGATTATAATCTGCCTACAAGCTTCTTCATAAAAGTTAAAGCCTTCATTTTCAACTTCAAAATGATCTAGAGCTGGATGTTTACTTTTATACTTAAATTTCAAAATGCTGCAGAACCTGAGCACCACCGCCCGCACTCTCACAGCCTTCTCAAAACTAGAAACCCTATTAAAAGAGAAAAGATGGTCCGAGCCCACATGCGGAGGTGAACAAGCACTACCACAATCTGTCTCAACTTTATGCACTAGTTTTGGTTTAAATAATCCAGGTATAATGAAAGACAGTGCGCTGTCACTACAGATCACATTGCTTTCGCTCTCTGTAATGAACTTAGGACCAGTTATATAGTTTGTTTTAATCAGCTGCCTAAAGGATAAAGGTCTGGTGATGCAGTCTGCTGGATTATCTTCTCCAGACACAAAAGAAAATCTCATACATGAATCCTCACACAGCTTATTGATATACTCTAACCTATTGACTATAAAGGGTTGCTTTTTTGTAGTTTGTCAAGTTTCAAGGCGTAAGACTGCAGCCAGGTCAGTACCACCAAACTGTCAGAGTAGACTTCGCATCCAACTATCTCAATAGGATCAATACAACCAAATCCTGAAAGTTCATTCTTCAAATCATTCACAGTTTCAACGGTTAATGCAAGAGCTTGTAATTCCAAGCTGGGTGTGGATTTTGACTCCAATTGTTTACTCACCAGTTTATTTCTTGCTAAAATAAAGTAGATCTTATTTGTATTTATGTTATACAGATACACTGCAGTGCCAAAGAGAACCTTACTACTATCAGCAAACCCAACCAAATTATATATGTCAGTACAAGCACCAAAATTCAGCGGGAACTCTACAGAAGGTGCAGAATTGGCCTGCTTGCAGATATTCTTCCATTCATTGATCAAAGGAGCAGTAAGCTTTTCATCCCAATCTAGTTCTGGTCTACACTGCAATCTGTGTAGGAACAATCTGGCTCGATTCAgtataggtccattgaaattaagAAGATCAAACTGTGAAGCCATAGTAGATAAAACTTGtctttttttttgatgaatttatATCCAGTTGTATGGGTTTTGTAGACAATGCATCACTCATTCGATCCCACTCAAGTCCCAGCAGTTTACTTTTTGTCGGAGTCTCTGTTTCCTGAATTTTGTCAATTTCTTTCTGTAATGACATGTCATTTGACAAAAACTGCTGAAGTGAAAACTT comes from Palaemon carinicauda isolate YSFRI2023 chromosome 3, ASM3689809v2, whole genome shotgun sequence and encodes:
- the LOC137636373 gene encoding uncharacterized protein; its protein translation is MASQFDLLNFNGPILNRARLFLHRLQCRPELDWDEKLTAPLINEWKNICKQANSAPSVEFPLNFGACTDIYNLVGFADSSKVLFGTAVYLYNINTNKIYFILARNKLVSKQLESKSTPSLELQALALTVETVNDLKNELSGFGCIDPIEIVGCEVYSDSLVVLTWLQSYALKLDKLQKSNPL